In a single window of the Streptomyces sp. NBC_00094 genome:
- a CDS encoding HtaA domain-containing protein, protein MPLSRPARALAVSLFAALLAALIPASAAHAESRTVQGGRLDWGIKSSFQSYVTGPIAQGGWGLTGGAATVGGSQFRFHSAQGSYDPETGAFEAAFTGGVHFTGHRKADGTNELDLTISRPRVVVQGGRGTLYADMASKAKGSGRVGVSSQVPLATLNLGGIDMRGGGSPVALAGVPATLTAQGATAFAGYYPAGTQLDPVSLSVDVQARKQPAPTTPPTTPPATESTAKPPTGQSPTASSPNAPASTGTIRTAAVDWGVRRTFREYVTGAIAQGEWTLADGAQDGGALFRFPAGKGTYDAKRRTLDAAFAGSVRFTGVHLDLTLGRFTAKVTGGMGTLSADVTSAGTTTKAVPLVTFSAGDFAPKNGLAAVTEAPATLTEGGAKAFGGMYRAGTAMDPVSLAVTVDATAKLPALPDLGSDAKPAPSADATTTAPSASAAPAPAPAPAPAAASAASTGTYVAIGAGVLLAGALAVLVAVRRRRTATSTD, encoded by the coding sequence ATGCCGCTGTCCAGACCCGCCCGCGCGCTCGCCGTGAGCCTCTTCGCGGCCCTGCTCGCCGCCCTGATCCCCGCCTCGGCCGCCCACGCGGAGAGCCGTACGGTGCAGGGCGGGCGGCTCGACTGGGGCATCAAGTCCTCCTTCCAGAGCTACGTCACCGGGCCCATCGCGCAGGGCGGTTGGGGCCTCACCGGCGGCGCCGCAACGGTCGGCGGCAGCCAGTTCCGCTTCCACTCCGCACAGGGCTCGTACGACCCGGAGACCGGCGCGTTCGAAGCGGCCTTCACCGGCGGCGTCCACTTCACCGGCCACCGCAAGGCGGACGGCACGAACGAACTGGACCTCACCATCAGCCGCCCCCGGGTCGTCGTCCAGGGCGGCCGCGGCACCCTCTACGCCGACATGGCGAGCAAGGCCAAGGGCAGCGGACGCGTCGGCGTCAGCTCCCAGGTGCCGTTGGCCACCCTGAACCTCGGCGGCATCGACATGCGCGGCGGCGGCAGCCCCGTCGCCCTCGCCGGGGTGCCCGCCACGCTCACCGCCCAGGGCGCCACCGCCTTCGCCGGCTACTACCCGGCCGGCACACAGCTCGACCCGGTCAGCCTCAGCGTCGACGTCCAGGCCCGGAAGCAGCCCGCGCCGACCACCCCGCCGACCACCCCGCCGGCCACCGAGTCGACGGCGAAGCCCCCCACGGGTCAGTCGCCCACGGCGAGTTCCCCCAACGCGCCCGCGAGCACCGGCACGATCAGGACCGCGGCTGTCGACTGGGGCGTCCGCCGCACCTTCCGCGAGTACGTCACCGGGGCCATCGCCCAGGGAGAGTGGACCCTCGCCGACGGCGCCCAGGACGGCGGCGCGCTCTTCCGCTTCCCCGCGGGCAAGGGCACGTACGACGCGAAGAGGCGGACGCTCGACGCGGCCTTCGCCGGCAGTGTCCGCTTCACCGGCGTCCACCTCGACCTCACGCTCGGCAGGTTCACCGCGAAGGTGACCGGCGGCATGGGCACCCTCAGTGCCGACGTCACCAGCGCCGGGACCACCACGAAGGCCGTCCCCCTCGTCACCTTCAGCGCAGGGGACTTCGCCCCGAAGAACGGCCTCGCCGCCGTCACCGAGGCGCCCGCCACCCTCACCGAGGGCGGCGCCAAGGCCTTCGGAGGGATGTACAGGGCGGGCACCGCGATGGACCCCGTGTCGCTCGCCGTCACCGTCGACGCCACCGCGAAACTGCCCGCGCTCCCGGACCTCGGCAGCGATGCGAAGCCCGCGCCCTCCGCCGACGCGACGACCACCGCCCCCTCGGCGTCGGCTGCCCCCGCCCCCGCCCCCGCCCCCGCCCCCGCCGCGGCCTCCGCGGCCTCCACCGGCACGTACGTCGCGATCGGCGCGGGCGTGCTCCTCGCCGGCGCGCTCGCGGTCCTCGTGGCGGTACGCCGCCGCCGTACCGCCACGTCCACGGACTGA
- a CDS encoding heme oxygenase (biliverdin-producing) has translation MDTPFSTLIRTASHEQHTEAETSSFMGDLLGGRLAVDAYARYTEQLWFVYRALEEGAEALREDPVAGPFIQTELFRTAALEQDLAHLRGPDWRAGVSPLPATVAYAERVAECAREWPAGYVAHHYTRYLGDLSGGQIIRDKAERTWGFARKGDGVRFYVFEEIGNPAAFKRDYRELLDGVNADDLEKQRIVDECKRAFDFNSAVFHQLGSEFPLSA, from the coding sequence TTGGACACGCCCTTCTCCACGCTCATCCGTACGGCTTCGCACGAGCAGCACACGGAGGCGGAGACGTCGTCCTTCATGGGCGACCTCCTGGGCGGACGCCTGGCCGTCGACGCCTACGCCCGCTACACGGAGCAGCTCTGGTTCGTCTACCGCGCCCTCGAGGAGGGTGCGGAGGCGCTGCGCGAGGACCCGGTCGCCGGGCCCTTCATACAGACCGAGCTGTTCCGCACGGCCGCCCTGGAGCAGGACCTCGCCCATCTGCGGGGCCCCGACTGGCGCGCCGGGGTCTCCCCGCTGCCCGCCACCGTCGCGTACGCCGAGCGGGTCGCGGAGTGCGCCCGTGAGTGGCCCGCCGGTTACGTGGCCCACCACTACACGCGCTACCTGGGCGACCTGTCGGGCGGACAGATCATCCGCGACAAGGCGGAGCGGACCTGGGGCTTCGCGCGCAAGGGCGACGGCGTGCGGTTCTACGTCTTCGAGGAGATCGGCAACCCGGCCGCGTTCAAGCGGGACTACCGGGAGCTGCTCGACGGGGTGAACGCCGACGACCTGGAGAAGCAGCGGATCGTCGACGAGTGCAAGCGCGCCTTCGACTTCAACAGCGCGGTCTTCCACCAGCTGGGGAGCGAGTTCCCGCTCAGCGCGTGA
- a CDS encoding PhzF family phenazine biosynthesis protein, producing MNTTATDIDVLRVFCAGDGRHGNALGVVRDPRDHPDEASRQALAKELGFSETVFVDDPERGHVDIYTPGVRLPFAGHPLIGAAWLLDLEVVRPQAGEVWVRGDGEFTWIEARAEWAPPRTLRRYGSAAEVEALEVPEPGEWIYAWAWEEEAAGRIRARGFPGRGDGIDEDEATGAAALLLTAELGRALNITQGRGSQLLTAPGPDGIVELGGRVRLEGTLTR from the coding sequence ATGAACACGACCGCCACTGACATCGACGTCCTCCGGGTCTTCTGTGCGGGCGACGGCCGCCACGGCAACGCCCTCGGAGTCGTACGGGACCCCCGCGACCACCCCGACGAGGCCTCCCGGCAGGCGCTCGCCAAGGAGCTCGGCTTCAGCGAGACGGTGTTCGTGGACGACCCGGAGCGCGGACACGTCGACATCTACACCCCCGGCGTGCGGCTGCCGTTCGCCGGACACCCGCTCATCGGCGCCGCCTGGCTGCTCGACCTGGAGGTCGTCCGACCGCAGGCCGGTGAGGTCTGGGTGCGCGGGGACGGGGAGTTCACCTGGATCGAGGCGCGCGCCGAGTGGGCGCCGCCCCGGACCCTGCGCCGGTACGGATCCGCAGCCGAGGTCGAGGCCCTGGAGGTGCCCGAGCCGGGCGAGTGGATCTACGCCTGGGCCTGGGAGGAGGAGGCCGCCGGCCGTATCAGGGCGCGGGGCTTCCCGGGGCGCGGTGACGGCATCGACGAGGACGAGGCGACCGGCGCGGCGGCGCTGCTCCTGACGGCGGAGCTGGGACGGGCCCTGAACATCACACAGGGCCGGGGTTCGCAGCTGCTCACTGCCCCCGGCCCTGACGGAATCGTGGAGTTGGGCGGACGTGTCCGCCTGGAGGGAACGCTCACGCGCTGA
- the map gene encoding type I methionyl aminopeptidase: MSGQSLLVPGELSPHRSVPGSIRRPEYVGKPAPTPYSGSEVQDSDTIERMRIAGRIAARAMEEAAKHIAPGVTTDELDRVAHDYMCDHGAYPSTLGYRGFPKSLCASVNEVICHGIPDSTVLRDGDIVNLDVTAYINGVHGDNNATYLCGDVDEESRLLVERTRESLNRAIKAVRPGRQINIIGRVIESYAKRFGYGVVRDFTGHGINSSFHSGLIVPHYDSPHHTTEIKTGMTFTIEPMLTLGTHDYDMWDDGWTVVTKDRKRTAQFEHTLVVTENGAEILTLP; encoded by the coding sequence ATGTCTGGCCAGTCGCTTCTCGTTCCGGGGGAGCTCTCCCCCCACCGCTCCGTTCCGGGCTCCATCCGCCGTCCCGAGTACGTCGGGAAGCCCGCACCGACCCCGTACAGCGGGTCCGAGGTGCAGGATTCCGACACCATCGAGCGGATGCGGATCGCCGGCCGCATCGCCGCGCGGGCGATGGAGGAGGCCGCCAAGCACATCGCCCCGGGGGTGACCACCGACGAGCTCGACCGGGTCGCCCACGATTACATGTGCGACCACGGCGCCTATCCGTCGACCCTCGGCTACCGCGGCTTCCCGAAGTCGCTCTGCGCCTCGGTCAACGAGGTCATCTGCCACGGCATCCCGGACTCCACGGTGCTGCGCGACGGCGACATCGTGAACCTGGACGTCACGGCGTACATCAACGGCGTCCACGGCGACAACAACGCCACCTACCTCTGCGGCGACGTCGACGAGGAGTCGCGGCTGCTCGTCGAGCGGACCCGGGAGTCGCTGAACCGGGCCATCAAGGCCGTGCGGCCGGGCCGTCAGATCAACATCATCGGGCGGGTCATCGAGTCGTACGCCAAGCGCTTCGGCTACGGCGTCGTCCGGGACTTCACCGGGCACGGCATCAACTCGTCGTTCCACTCCGGTCTGATCGTCCCGCACTACGACTCCCCCCACCACACCACCGAGATCAAGACCGGCATGACCTTCACGATCGAGCCGATGCTCACGCTGGGCACCCACGACTACGACATGTGGGACGACGGCTGGACCGTGGTGACCAAGGACCGCAAGCGGACGGCCCAGTTCGAGCACACGCTCGTCGTGACCGAGAACGGGGCCGAAATCCTTACGTTGCCCTGA
- a CDS encoding HtaA domain-containing protein, whose translation MATPLRRPVTLAAAVATAAALGTGAVALALPAAAADAAAPSTALSDGTLDWGIKQSFRSYLAQPFAQGKTTLEGGAKQAPGNGVFTFVEGTGTYDTGTHATANSFKGGVHFEAHAGVLDIRISDVKLTTKGTAAPTGEITADVVTKEKNGTFTTRDDVSFAALDMTGVRPSQGAGGAMVFKDIPAKLTQDGAAAFAGFYKEGDALDAATLTVKAGSQPPTTQPPTTRPPTTPPPTTPPVTPTSPAPTTTTPTSPAPTTTSPTSPAPTRTTTAPTTTAPPTTAPTTQPPADPSGVVNGRLTWGVKQSWQRYVGDLCGGSVTASGGAVKRGTAYDFGFVKADLDADARKAEAAFSGKLAFVCAAHGIDMTVGDVKVKATGSTGTLTVDVTTATGTRNDVAFADLDLSRADWTVKDGLVTLADVPARLTAAGSAAFAAPGGQGGYPAGTAMDPVTVTLAADGDASLPPASGGSATTGGSGSATTGGGSGTAGGSSTTGGGGTVGGGTAGTVGGAGTTGGSGALAATGSGTPTGLLLTASGLIAGAGAAVVIAVRRRATES comes from the coding sequence ATGGCCACCCCCCTGCGCCGACCCGTCACCCTGGCGGCCGCCGTCGCCACCGCCGCCGCACTCGGCACGGGCGCCGTCGCCCTCGCCCTGCCCGCCGCCGCGGCCGACGCCGCCGCGCCTTCGACGGCGCTGAGCGACGGCACCCTGGACTGGGGCATCAAGCAGTCCTTCCGCTCGTACCTGGCCCAGCCCTTCGCCCAGGGGAAGACCACGCTCGAAGGCGGCGCGAAGCAGGCCCCGGGCAACGGCGTCTTCACCTTCGTCGAGGGCACCGGCACCTACGACACGGGCACCCACGCCACCGCCAACTCCTTCAAGGGCGGGGTCCACTTCGAGGCCCACGCGGGCGTCCTCGACATCCGGATCTCGGACGTGAAACTGACGACGAAGGGCACGGCCGCGCCCACCGGTGAGATCACCGCCGACGTCGTCACCAAGGAGAAGAACGGCACCTTCACCACCCGCGACGACGTCTCCTTCGCCGCGCTCGACATGACCGGCGTCCGGCCGTCCCAGGGCGCGGGCGGCGCCATGGTCTTCAAGGACATACCGGCGAAGCTGACGCAGGACGGCGCGGCGGCGTTCGCGGGCTTCTACAAGGAGGGCGACGCGCTCGACGCGGCCACGCTCACCGTGAAGGCGGGCTCCCAGCCCCCGACCACCCAGCCCCCGACGACCCGGCCCCCGACCACCCCGCCGCCCACCACCCCGCCCGTCACGCCGACCTCCCCGGCGCCGACGACCACCACCCCGACGTCCCCCGCGCCCACCACCACGTCCCCGACGTCCCCTGCCCCGACGCGGACCACCACCGCACCCACGACGACCGCGCCCCCGACGACCGCACCCACGACGCAGCCGCCGGCCGACCCCTCCGGTGTCGTGAACGGCAGGCTCACCTGGGGCGTGAAGCAGAGCTGGCAGCGGTACGTCGGTGACCTGTGCGGCGGCTCCGTGACCGCCTCCGGCGGCGCCGTGAAGCGGGGCACCGCCTACGACTTCGGCTTCGTCAAGGCCGACCTCGACGCCGACGCCCGCAAGGCCGAGGCCGCCTTCTCCGGCAAGCTGGCCTTCGTCTGTGCCGCGCACGGCATCGACATGACCGTCGGCGACGTGAAGGTGAAGGCGACGGGCTCCACCGGCACCCTCACCGTCGACGTGACCACCGCGACCGGCACCAGGAACGACGTGGCCTTCGCCGACCTGGACCTCTCCCGGGCCGACTGGACGGTGAAGGACGGTCTCGTCACCCTCGCGGACGTTCCGGCCAGGCTGACGGCGGCCGGCTCGGCCGCGTTCGCCGCCCCGGGCGGCCAGGGCGGCTACCCGGCGGGCACCGCCATGGACCCGGTGACCGTGACCCTCGCGGCCGACGGGGACGCCTCGCTGCCCCCGGCCTCCGGCGGCTCCGCCACGACCGGCGGCTCCGGCTCCGCCACGACCGGCGGCGGCTCCGGTACGGCCGGCGGCTCGTCCACCACGGGCGGTGGCGGGACCGTCGGCGGCGGCACGGCCGGCACCGTCGGCGGCGCGGGCACGACCGGCGGCTCCGGCGCCCTCGCCGCCACCGGCTCGGGCACCCCGACCGGCCTCCTCCTCACCGCCTCCGGTCTGATCGCCGGCGCGGGCGCGGCCGTCGTCATCGCCGTACGCCGCCGCGCCACGGAGTCCTGA